A region from the Gemmatimonadaceae bacterium genome encodes:
- a CDS encoding serine protease, with translation MARWTSWLRWLYGLGIRGRVSADPKHTQAHVFFQAAQLRAWSHALTVRIAKIEGDKETSFNTGSGVLIEFANQRAVIGTAWHVLEEFRRLREDGQEVVLVCDNMPIATPRLVFADTTRDIGFIEVPPMGRSGLKAVPYRPKLLWPPPRVAKGDDVILCGFPKLLRVDGEEILHGDLNLLLPVESSSDTVFYLQISWDNLIQAGTVTLPPEITDFGGASGGPVFLVDAEANPLVGLISQAGENLPLWRIAPLCDLLDDLDTRATEPL, from the coding sequence ATGGCTCGATGGACGTCATGGCTTCGTTGGCTCTACGGTCTGGGCATACGCGGCCGCGTCTCCGCTGATCCGAAACACACGCAAGCCCACGTGTTTTTTCAGGCCGCTCAACTCAGAGCGTGGAGTCATGCGTTAACAGTGCGCATCGCGAAGATAGAAGGCGACAAAGAAACGTCCTTCAACACTGGGTCAGGCGTATTGATTGAGTTCGCCAATCAGCGTGCAGTTATCGGGACAGCGTGGCACGTTCTCGAGGAGTTCAGGCGCCTGCGGGAGGACGGACAAGAAGTAGTCCTTGTCTGCGACAATATGCCGATCGCAACGCCTCGATTGGTATTTGCGGATACAACGCGGGACATCGGGTTCATCGAGGTTCCGCCGATGGGACGTTCAGGTCTGAAGGCTGTGCCCTATCGGCCAAAGCTGCTCTGGCCACCGCCCCGTGTCGCCAAGGGTGACGACGTGATACTGTGTGGTTTCCCAAAACTGTTGCGGGTTGATGGGGAGGAGATTCTCCATGGCGATCTCAATCTCCTGCTCCCAGTTGAAAGTTCGTCCGACACGGTGTTTTACCTGCAGATAAGCTGGGACAACCTGATCCAGGCCGGCACAGTAACACTGCCGCCTGAGATTACGGATTTCGGTGGGGCGAGCGGAGGGCCGGTCTTTCTCGTCGATGCCGAAGCTAATCCGCTCGTCGGGCTGATTTCGCAAGCAGGCGAGAACTTACCATTGTGGCGGATCGCGCCACTATGCGACCTTCTCGACGACCTTGACACTCGGGCTACAGAGCCGCTGTGA